A stretch of DNA from Methylosinus sp. LW4:
GCGCTGCTGAAGAAGGTCGACGAGCTCGAGCTCTCGGTGCGCTCGGCCAACTGCCTGAAGAACGACAATATCGTCTATATCGGCGACCTCATCCAGAAGTCGGAGGCGGAAATGCTCCGCACCCCGAACTTCGGCCGCAAGTCCTTGAACGAGATCAAGGAAGTGCTGGCGCAGATGGGCCTGCACCTCGGCATGGAAGTGCCCGGCTGGCCGCCGGAGAACATCGACGATCTCGCCAAGAGATTCGAAGAGCATTATTGATCCGCCCTCTCCCTTCTCCCGCGTGCGGGAGAAGGTGTCGCGCGAATGCGCGACGGATGAGGGCCCTCACCCGACCCCGCTTCGCGGGCCCACCCTCTCCCGCAAAGCGGGAGAGGGAATAATGGAACGGCCGTTCCTTGGCACGGCGGCCGCTAAAATAACGGAGACGCCACAATGTATCATCGTAACAAAAAGCGCCGCTTCGGCCGCACCCACGAGCATCGTCAGGCGATGTTCGTCAACATGGCCCAGGCGCTCATCAAGCATGAGCAGATCGTCACGACTCTGCCCAAGGCCAAGGATCTTCGCCCCATCGTCGAGAAGCTGGTGACGCTCGGCAAGCGCGGCGACCTCCACGCCCGCCGTCAGGCCATCTCCCGCCTGCGCGACGTCGATCTGGTCAAGAAGCTCTTCGACGTGCTCGGCCCGCGCTACAAGGAGCGCAATGGCGGCTACACGCGCGTGCTGAAGGCGGGCTTCCGCTATGGCGACAACGCCCCGCTCGCCGTGATCGAGTTCGTCGACCGCGACGTGGACGCCAAGGGCCAGGATTCCGGCCCCGTCCAGACCGCGACGGAAGAAGCGGCGTAACGCCGATGCTCTCCGGCCCCGCGAGCGGAAGCGTTCTCGGCTGGCCGAAAATTCTGTTGAGATTAGAAGGGGCGGCGCTGATGGCGGCCGCCCTTTCTGCTTATTTCGGCCTCGGGGCCGATTGGCGCCTCCTGGCTTGGCTGTTCCTCTTCCCCGATCTGTCGATGGCTTTCTATCTCGCCGGCCCGCGCATCGGCGCCATCGCCTATAATAGCGCTCATACGACCATCATCCCCTTCGCCGTCCTCGGCGCCGGCGTCGCTCTCGGCCAGGGATTGATGATCTCGATCGCGCTGATTCACCTCGCGCATATCGGCTTGGACCGAATGCTCGGCTTCGGCCTGAAATATGGAACCGCCTTCGGCGACACCCATCTCGGCCGCGTCGGGCGCCCGCCGGACCCGGAAGCTTGATTCTCGAACCCTGGGACGAACTCGCCCGCGCCCGCACCGCCGCGGGCGACGAGCTGCTGCTGCGCCGGCGCGGCGGAATCTATGAAATCCGCTGCAACGGCTATGACCTCATGTCCAACCGAGCGCATCGCTCGGAGGAGGCGCTGGCCCGGCTCGCCCTCGCCGAGATCAGCGCCGCCATGCCGCGCATTCTGGTCGGCGGCCTCGGCATGGGCTTCACCCTGCGCGCCGCGCTCGACGCCGCCCCGCGAGAGGCGCGGATCACCGTCGCCGAGCTGCTCCCCGAGATCATCGCCTGGAATCGCGGCCCCCTCGCGCCGCTGGCCGGCCGTCCGCTCGAGGACGCCCGCGTGGAAGCGCGGGAGGGCGACGTCGCCGCGCTGATGGAGGCGGAAGCCTGCGCCTATGACGCCATCCTCCTCGACATAGACAATGGCCCAGAGGCGGTGCTCTGCGACATTAATTCCGCGCTCTTCTCCGCGCGCGGCCTGCGCAATATGCAGCGCGCCCTCGCCCCGGCGGGCGTGCTCGCCGTCTGGTCCGCCGATCCCTCGCCCGGCTTCGAACAGCGTCTCGAGGAGACGCGCTTCTCCTTCCGCGCCGAGGAGATCGCCGCGCGCGGCGCCGAGGGCGATCCCCGCCACACGATTTATCTCGCGCGCGCCCGCTGATCGCGTCAAGCGGGCTCCAGCGCAGCCTCTGCGTTCTCGCGACGCTGCGCCGCCCACATTTTCGCATAGCGGCCATCGGCGGCGAGCAGAGCGTCATGCGAGCCGCGCTCGACGATCGCGCCCTCCTCGAGCACGATGATCTCGTCCGCCTCGACCACGGTCGATAAACGATGCGCCACGACGAAGCGCGTCACGCCTCGGGCTACATTGGCGATCCGCTCTTGAATGATGCGCTCGGTGCGCGTG
This window harbors:
- the rplQ gene encoding 50S ribosomal protein L17 gives rise to the protein MYHRNKKRRFGRTHEHRQAMFVNMAQALIKHEQIVTTLPKAKDLRPIVEKLVTLGKRGDLHARRQAISRLRDVDLVKKLFDVLGPRYKERNGGYTRVLKAGFRYGDNAPLAVIEFVDRDVDAKGQDSGPVQTATEEAA
- a CDS encoding DUF4260 domain-containing protein, yielding MLSGPASGSVLGWPKILLRLEGAALMAAALSAYFGLGADWRLLAWLFLFPDLSMAFYLAGPRIGAIAYNSAHTTIIPFAVLGAGVALGQGLMISIALIHLAHIGLDRMLGFGLKYGTAFGDTHLGRVGRPPDPEA